In Acropora palmata chromosome 7, jaAcrPala1.3, whole genome shotgun sequence, one genomic interval encodes:
- the LOC141886718 gene encoding small integral membrane protein 15-like, translated as MFDYFKMADSTRDKSPWEETLDSFIRYVALNPKEFLLYVFIILTPFMVVSSYLSLKLAKHIEKNEKDKKKKASRQANIVKSRRRAKAD; from the exons ATGTTtgattatttcaaaatggcggatagCACAAGAGACAAAAGCCCATGGGAAGAAACACTGGATTCCTTTATCAGATACGTTGCATTGAACCCTAAGGAGTTTCTTCTATACG TGTTTATTATCCTCACTCCTTTCATGGTTGTTTCCAGTTATTTGTCGTTGAAATTAGCAAAACAtattgaaaagaatgaaaaggacaagaagaaaaaag CGTCTCGTCAAGCAAACATAGTGAAGTCAAGACGGAGAGCAAAAGCTGACTGA
- the LOC141886618 gene encoding E3 ubiquitin-protein ligase NRDP1-like, with protein MGYDVSRFISAVDEELICTICGGVLEDPLQAPACEHAFCAACIHEWLNHQQTCPVDRRNLTPHQLKQVPRILRNLLSKLTIQCENFMFGCPGVVRLDQLQSHLSQCEHNPKRPVSCAQGCGLVVPFDEMPQHNCVRELNMLIQNQNFKIAQLQAQIDDQQQQANEQKREIQALKDMIRAMSMVNLPQVLPLLPGSLHHLEHYDNEIHQWLSRLQSARVTRWGGMISTPDAVLQAIIRRSLADSGCPPTILNELMENAHERKWPLGLSTLETRQLNRRRYEQYVCKRIPGKQAVVIMACENEHMGESMTLDPGLVMLFAHGIE; from the coding sequence ATGGGATATGACGTGTCAAGATTTATTAGTGCAGTAGATGAAGAACTCATTTGCACGATATGTGGTGGTGTCTTAGAGGATCCCCTCCAGGCTCCAGCCTGTGAGCATGCTTTCTGCGCAGCTTGTATTCATGAATGGTTGAATCACCAACAGACGTGTCCAGTAGATCGCCGAAATCTAACTCCTCATCAGCTGAAACAAGTGCCTAGGATTCTGAGAAACCTATTGTCAAAGCTGACAATCCagtgtgaaaatttcatgtttgGCTGCCCAGGTGTGGTGCGTCTGGACCAGTTACAGTCCCATTTATCGCAGTGTGAACACAACCCAAAAAGGCCAGTGAGTTGTGCGCAAGGATGTGGATTGGTGGTTCCATTTGATGAGATGCCACAGCATAATTGTGTGCGTGAGTTAAACATGTTGATCCAAAatcaaaacttcaaaattgcTCAGTTGCAGGCCCAAATAGATGACCAGCAGCAACAGGCCAATGAACAAAAACGGGAGATCCAAGCTCTAAAGGACATGATCCGAGCTATGAGCATGGTCAACTTGCCACAAGTGCTTCCTCTGTTGCCAGGCAGCCTGCACCACCTTGAACACTATGATAATGAAATCCATCAATGGCTTAGCAGGTTACAGTCAGCGAGAGTGACCAGGTGGGGTGGTATGATATCAACACCTGATGCAGTGCTTCAAGCCATTATTCGTAGGTCTCTAGCCGACAGTGGTTGCCCTCCAACAATTTTAAATGAACTCATGGAAAATGCACATGAGCGCAAATGGCCTCTAGGGTTAAGTACCCTTGAAACACGACAACTGAATCGCCGACGCTATGAACAGTATGTCTGCAAGAGAATTCCAGGCAAGCAAGCAGTGGTGATCATGGCTTGTGAGAATGAACATATGGGAGAATCCATGACACTAGACCCTGGGTTAGTAATGTTATTTGCTCATGGAATTGAATGA
- the LOC141886754 gene encoding uncharacterized protein LOC141886754, producing the protein MPASFETLGKKPRPTDDPPFTLKDLKAAIPSHCFERSTLKSFSYVAWDVSLAWLMYLCTGYFDHPYLPTWAGYVLWPLYWICQGCVCTGIWVLAHECGHYAFSDSKTVNDITGLALHTALLVPYHSWRISHAKHHRSTNDMDHDEVFVPSTKAELDAERVGALSLVGTIVNLLKLTLLGWPGYLLLHVSGRKYHTHTDHFNPNSPIFSEKEYKDVVISDLALIVWIGFLGYMSYLHSVTWLVKVYVIPYLIVNFWLVFITDLQHSDAAVPHYRGKEWKWLKGALCTIDRDYGVLNHVFHHIGDTHIAHHLFSYMPHYHAVEATKHLKKALGEYYYKDDTSIFKAFWLTQMYCRYVDNVGDILWYKHD; encoded by the coding sequence ATGCCGGCAAGCTTCGAGACACTCGGCAAGAAGCCACGTCCGACCGATGATCCGCCTTTTACGTTAAAAGATTTAAAAGCTGCGATTCCGTCTCATTGCTTTGAACGCTCGACGCTGAAATCCTTCTCCTACGTCGCCTGGGATGTAAGCTTGGCTTGGCTCATGTATTTGTGTACAGGATATTTCGACCATCCTTACTTACCGACTTGGGCTGGGTACGTGCTGTGGCCGCTGTACTGGATTTGTCAAGGCTGCGTCTGTACCGGTATATGGGTTTTAGCTCATGAGTGTGGGCATTATGCGTTTTCTGACAGCAAGACTGTCAATGACATCACTGGGCTTGCGTTACACACGGCTCTCCTCGTGCCGTATCATTCATGGCGAATTAGTCACGCCAAGCACCATCGGAGCACGAATGATATGGATCATGATGAAGTATTCGTACCCAGCACTAAGGCAGAGTTGGATGCAGAAAGAGTGGGTGCCCTGTCCCTTGTTGGGACTATTGTGAACCTGTTGAAATTGACGCTGCTTGGTTGGCCTGGGTATTTGTTGCTTCATGTAAGCGGACGGAAATATCACACACACACCGACCATTTCAACCCTAATAGTCCAATATTCAGCGAAAAGGAATATAAAGATGTCGTCATCAGTGACCTGGCTTTGATAGTTTGGATAGGTTTCCTTGGATATATGTCATACCTGCATTCCGTAACATGGCTGGTCAAAGTCTATGTAATTCCGTACCTCATTGTCAACTTCTGGTTGGTCTTCATCACTGACTTGCAGCACTCCGATGCGGCAGTTCCTCATTACAGAGGAAAAGAGTGGAAATGGTTAAAAGGCGCACTTTGCACTATTGACCGGGACTACGGCGTCCTAAACCACGTGTTTCATCACATTGGAGACACGCACATCGCGCATCACCTCTTCTCCTATATGCCTCATTACCATGCTGTAGAAGCCACCAAGCATCTCAAGAAAGCTTTGGGTGAATATTACTATAAAGATGACACTTCGATTTTCAAGGCTTTTTGGTTGACTCAGATGTACTGTCGTTATGTTGATAACGTGGGTGACATTTTGTGGTACAAACACGATTAA